Proteins co-encoded in one Myotis daubentonii chromosome 8, mMyoDau2.1, whole genome shotgun sequence genomic window:
- the LOC132240125 gene encoding WAS/WASL-interacting protein family member 1-like yields the protein MEVDATAADGPLTGRRRAAEREASPRGAGGAYLGRGRAAAGAAGRADGGDGGGGSGGGRGLRSLLGIRRRRRRRRRQPGSALSSDAGGGAAHVRARAGRRFIWRSARSGRGPEIRPGGGRRACAVTPLAGSPRGPAPARPRTCPANHLRGHEPRKNWQGALLQSQGPVPGAVSRENLARGRVLGEPREGLLPNVSLAPPPAAVLLKAAVESAVMAAGRCHTVFFHTGPELRSGPRVPPMGKD from the exons ATGGAGGTCGACGCCACCGCCGCCGAC GGACCCCTGACTGGACGGCGGCGCGCGGCAGAGCGAGAGGCCtcgccgcggggggcggggggcgcttaCCTGGGCCGCGGCCGGGCCGCTGCGGGCGCCGCCGGGCGGGCAGACGGCGGTGATGGCGGCGGGGGCAGTGGGGGCGGCCGCGGGCTCCGCTCCTTGTTGGGGattcggcggcggcggcggcggcggcggcggcagcccgGGAGCGCGCTTTCTAGTGACGCAGGCGGCGGGGCCGCGCACGTCCGGGCCAGGGCGGGCCGGAGATTTATTTGGCGTTCGGCGCGGAGCGGGCGAGGCCCAGAAATAAGGCCCGGCGGGGGCCGACGCGCGTGCGCGGTGACACCGCTGGCCGGCtcgccccgcggccccgcccctgcccgcccgCGCACCTGCCCCGCAAACCACCTTCGTGGGCACGAGCCGAGGAAGAATTGGCAGGGAGCCTTGTTGCAGAGCCAAGGGCCGGTTCCGGGGGCGGTGAGCCGCGAAAACCTGGCGCGCGGACGGGTCCTCGGCGAGCCCCGGGAGGGCCTGCTCCCAAACGTcagcctggctcctcctcccGCCGCGGTCCTGCTGAAGGCAGCCGTAGAAAGCGCCGTGATGGCGGCAGGACGGTGCCACACCGTGTTCTT CCATacaggccctgagctccgctctgGCCCCAGAGTCCCACCCATGGGTAAAGACTGA